One genomic segment of Besnoitia besnoiti strain Bb-Ger1 chromosome VII, whole genome shotgun sequence includes these proteins:
- a CDS encoding DNA-directed RNA polymerase II RPB11A (encoded by transcript BESB_078720) produces the protein MPKQSTMVNRLDAADVTELPPGVHKVEWMPDTRFPLCGTFVFHLEDYTIGYIIRNDLLSDPRVKFVGLRQPHPLEPKIELRIQTVSSSPFSLVLESLRKRKAALSLLKARFKAAAGAAPVVQTADGVLFHADDAAKNLDPMGVSAVGTNEGAVTGAASAGFSSLLR, from the exons ATGCCGAAGCAGTCGACTATGGTCAACCGCCTCGATGCGGCGGACGTCACAGAGCTGCCCCCTGGCGTTCACAA AGTCGAGTGGATGCCAGACACGcgcttccctctctgcggcacGTTTGTCTTCCACCTCGAGGACTACACGATCGGCTACATTATTCGCAA CGATTTGCTGAGCGACCCGCGAGTCAAGTTCGTCGgcctgcgacagccgcaTCCCCTTGAGCCGAAGATCGAACTCCGCATTCAGACTGTCTCG AGCAGCCCGTTCTCTTTGGTCCTGGAGAGTTTGCGGAAAAGAAAAGCCGCGTTGTCTCTGCTCAAGGCGAGATTCAAGGCGGCCGCTGGTGCAGCGCCTGTTGTACAGACGGCTGACGGAGTTCTGTTtcacgcggacgacgcggccAAGAACCTCGACCCGATGGGCGTCTCCGCAGTGGGAACTAACGAGGGCGCAGtcaccggcgccgcgagtgcAGGATTCTCTAGTCTTTTGAGATGA